From one Dermacentor silvarum isolate Dsil-2018 chromosome 3, BIME_Dsil_1.4, whole genome shotgun sequence genomic stretch:
- the LOC119446760 gene encoding uncharacterized protein C16orf52 homolog B-like has product MDKLTVISGTLFFLANIFAILSLVLPDWIVSDVGGDTRLGLLQTCTTLQGRPTTCFPPRLQPEWLLALVCIVLGCVCITATTVLLGLSRWNGRVVPYARWMGFSAMLLFCLAAVIFPVGFSMDEIGGEPYQLPSSHQVGLSYIFFVLALWITVISELFAGKVCMPHF; this is encoded by the exons ATGGACAAATTGACAGTGATCTCTGGCACATTGTTTTTCCTTGCCAACATATTTGCCATCCTGAGTCTTGTGCTTCCCGACTGGATCGTCTCCGACGTTGGTG GTGACACACGGCTTGGACTACTACAGACATGCACCACACTGCAGGGTCGGCCAACCACCTGCTTTCCTCCACGTCTGCAGCCGGAGTGGCTGCTGGCTCTTGTTTGCATTGTGCTGGGCTGTGTGTGCATCACAGCCACCACAGTGCTACTTGGATTGTCACGCTGGAATGGCCGTGTTGTTCCATATGCACGATGGATGGGTTTCTCTGCTA TGCTTCTGTTCTGCCTGGCCGCTGTAATCTTCCCGGTGGGCTTCAGCATGGATGAAATCGGGGGCGAACCATACCAGCTGCCAAGCAGCCACCAAGTGGGCCTCTCCTACATATTCTTTGTGCTCGCACTCTGGATCACAGTCATCTCCGAGCTCTTTGCTGGCAAGGTCTGCATGCCCCATTTCTGA